A region from the Streptomyces tsukubensis genome encodes:
- a CDS encoding PLP-dependent cysteine synthase family protein — MRYDSPLAAVGNTPLVRLARLSPSDEVRIWAKLEDRNPTGSIKDRPALHMIEQAEKDGRLTPGCTILEPTSGNTGISLAMAARLKGYRIVCVMPENTSDERRELLAMWGAEIISSPAAGGSNTAVRIAKEIAEQHPDWVMLYQYGNPANAGAHYATTGPEILTDLPSITHFVAGLGTTGTLMGVGRYLRENVPDVSIVAAEPRYDDLVYGLRNLDEGFVPELYDASVLTTRFSVGSADAVRRTRELLQQEGIFAGISTGAALHAAIGVAKKAVKAGESADIVFVVADGGWKYLSTGVYTAETTEAAIETLQGQLWA, encoded by the coding sequence ATGCGTTACGACTCCCCACTCGCCGCCGTCGGCAATACGCCGCTGGTCCGGCTGGCCCGGCTGTCCCCCTCCGACGAGGTCCGCATCTGGGCCAAGCTGGAGGACCGCAACCCCACCGGTTCCATCAAGGACCGCCCCGCGCTCCATATGATCGAACAGGCGGAGAAGGACGGCCGGCTCACCCCCGGATGCACCATCCTGGAACCGACCTCCGGGAACACCGGCATCTCCCTGGCGATGGCGGCCCGCCTCAAGGGCTACCGCATCGTCTGCGTCATGCCGGAGAACACCAGCGACGAACGCCGTGAACTGCTGGCGATGTGGGGAGCCGAGATCATCTCCTCCCCGGCGGCCGGGGGCTCCAACACCGCCGTCCGGATCGCGAAGGAGATCGCCGAGCAGCACCCCGACTGGGTGATGCTCTACCAGTACGGCAACCCGGCGAACGCGGGCGCCCACTACGCCACGACGGGCCCGGAGATCCTCACCGACCTCCCGTCCATCACCCATTTCGTGGCCGGCCTCGGCACCACCGGCACCCTGATGGGAGTCGGCCGCTACCTCCGCGAGAACGTCCCGGACGTTTCCATCGTCGCGGCCGAACCCCGCTACGACGACCTGGTCTACGGCCTGCGCAACCTGGACGAGGGCTTCGTCCCCGAGCTGTACGACGCATCCGTCCTGACCACCCGCTTCTCGGTCGGCTCGGCGGACGCGGTCCGCCGCACCCGCGAACTCCTCCAGCAGGAGGGCATCTTCGCGGGCATCTCGACGGGCGCCGCGCTGCATGCGGCGATCGGGGTGGCGAAGAAGGCGGTGAAGGCGGGCGAGAGCGCGGACATCGTGTTCGTGGTCGCGGACGGCGGCTGGAAGTACCTGTCGACGGGCGTCTACACGGCGGAGACGACGGAGGCGGCGATCGAAACCCTGCAGGGCCAGCTCTGGGCGTGA
- a CDS encoding MoaD/ThiS family protein produces MAIEVRIPTILRTYTDGEKAVEGNGDTLAELFADLDTRHAGIQARIVDKENGDQLRRFVNVYLNDEDVRFIDGIATKLADGDSVTILPAVAGGMR; encoded by the coding sequence ATGGCCATCGAGGTCCGCATTCCGACCATCCTGCGTACGTACACCGACGGCGAGAAGGCCGTCGAGGGCAACGGGGACACCCTTGCCGAGCTCTTCGCCGACCTCGACACGCGGCACGCGGGCATTCAGGCCCGCATCGTGGACAAGGAGAACGGCGACCAGCTCCGCCGCTTCGTCAACGTCTACCTGAACGACGAGGACGTCCGGTTCATCGACGGCATCGCGACCAAGCTCGCCGACGGCGACAGCGTCACCATCCTCCCGGCGGTCGCCGGCGGAATGCGCTGA
- a CDS encoding putative leader peptide translates to MVLHDMSDKTQSGAVLLVARLHVDLCRLASALCTRAGRSPRL, encoded by the coding sequence ATGGTTCTCCACGACATGAGTGACAAGACGCAGAGCGGCGCCGTGCTGCTCGTGGCGCGGCTCCATGTCGACCTGTGCCGTCTCGCCAGCGCGTTGTGTACCCGAGCGGGCCGGAGCCCGCGCCTCTGA
- a CDS encoding ABC transporter ATP-binding protein yields the protein MTTTAAELTVRGLSYATATGRLLLDGADLDIRPGETAGLVGPNGSGKTTLLRCVYGTLRPTAGSVRLDGADLLALGPKERARRVATVPQDSRPEFELTVREIVLMGRAPHKRFWEADTAADGRAADEALDRLGIGDLAHRPFPSLSGGERQRALVARALLQDPALLVLDEPTNHLDIRYQWEILALVRSLGATGLLALHDLNLAAYYCDRIHVLQAGRIVASGPPGEVFTPSLLSEVYGVNAEVAVHPRTGAPTITYLPPDFQEAMTTR from the coding sequence GTGACGACGACCGCCGCCGAACTGACCGTACGGGGACTCTCGTACGCCACCGCCACGGGCCGGCTCCTGCTCGACGGCGCCGACCTGGACATCCGCCCCGGCGAGACGGCGGGGCTGGTCGGCCCGAACGGCAGCGGCAAGACCACCCTGCTCCGCTGTGTGTACGGAACCCTGCGACCCACCGCGGGAAGCGTCCGCCTCGACGGCGCGGACCTGCTCGCCCTCGGGCCCAAGGAACGGGCGCGGCGGGTCGCGACCGTACCGCAGGACAGCCGTCCGGAGTTCGAGCTGACCGTCCGCGAGATCGTGCTCATGGGGCGGGCACCGCACAAACGCTTCTGGGAAGCCGATACCGCGGCGGACGGCCGGGCGGCCGACGAGGCTCTGGACCGCCTGGGCATCGGGGACCTCGCCCACCGGCCGTTCCCGTCGCTCTCCGGCGGCGAGCGGCAGCGGGCGCTGGTGGCCCGCGCCCTGCTCCAGGACCCCGCGCTGCTCGTGCTCGACGAGCCCACGAACCATCTCGACATCCGATACCAGTGGGAGATTCTGGCCCTGGTCCGGAGCCTGGGCGCGACCGGCCTGCTGGCGCTGCACGATCTCAATCTGGCGGCGTACTACTGCGACCGGATCCACGTCCTCCAGGCCGGCCGGATCGTCGCCTCCGGTCCGCCGGGGGAGGTGTTCACGCCTTCCCTGCTCTCCGAGGTGTACGGGGTGAACGCCGAGGTCGCCGTCCACCCCAGGACCGGGGCGCCCACGATCACCTACCTCCCGCCGGACTTCCAGGAGGCCATGACCACCAGGTGA
- a CDS encoding FecCD family ABC transporter permease — protein sequence MKRLLAPAGAGQEAGAAVPAASRLRFGAVTAGLLVALAAAVLAALALGSVRIPPREVVAALLPGAEPSPFRTIVLDVRLPRVLLGVVVGAGLGVVGTVLQALVRNRLADPFLLGISSGASTGAVLVLVLGIGTTTAVALPAGAFAGSLAAFLLVYGLARHGGGMTGTRLVLAGVTISYVFTALTTLVLVASSRPEHFREALYWSLGGLGSARWDSVWLPTVVVGLTLPLLLALARPLDLLLVGEEGATVLGLDVARFRAAAFVLVSLVTAVLVAASGAVGFIGLMVPHAARMLVGAAHRALLPVAALGGAVALVVADLAARTVAAPQDVPVGVLTALIGGPLFLWLMRRRSVDGTEGAPA from the coding sequence ATGAAGCGCCTCCTCGCGCCGGCGGGGGCCGGGCAGGAGGCGGGCGCCGCGGTGCCCGCCGCCTCCCGGCTCCGGTTCGGGGCCGTGACGGCCGGGCTGCTCGTCGCCCTGGCCGCCGCGGTCCTCGCGGCGCTCGCGCTCGGTTCCGTACGCATCCCGCCCCGCGAGGTCGTCGCGGCCCTGCTGCCGGGCGCCGAGCCGAGCCCCTTCCGCACGATCGTCCTGGACGTCCGGCTGCCCCGGGTCCTGCTAGGGGTGGTCGTCGGCGCCGGTCTCGGTGTCGTCGGCACGGTCCTGCAGGCCCTGGTGCGGAACCGGCTCGCGGACCCCTTCCTCCTCGGGATCTCCTCCGGGGCGTCCACCGGCGCGGTCCTCGTCCTGGTCCTCGGCATCGGCACGACCACCGCCGTCGCCCTGCCCGCGGGCGCCTTCGCGGGCTCCCTCGCCGCATTTCTGCTGGTGTACGGGCTGGCGCGGCACGGCGGCGGGATGACGGGCACCCGGCTGGTGCTCGCCGGGGTCACCATCAGCTACGTCTTCACCGCCCTGACCACACTGGTCCTCGTCGCCTCCTCCCGGCCGGAGCACTTCCGCGAGGCGCTGTACTGGTCGCTCGGCGGCCTCGGCAGCGCCCGCTGGGACTCGGTCTGGCTGCCGACCGTCGTCGTCGGCCTCACCCTGCCGCTGCTGCTCGCCCTCGCCCGGCCGCTGGACCTGCTGCTGGTGGGGGAGGAGGGGGCGACCGTACTCGGACTGGACGTGGCCCGCTTCCGGGCCGCCGCCTTCGTCCTGGTCTCGCTGGTGACGGCGGTGCTGGTGGCGGCGAGCGGCGCGGTCGGCTTCATCGGGCTGATGGTCCCGCACGCCGCCCGCATGCTGGTCGGCGCGGCACACCGGGCGCTGCTGCCGGTGGCCGCGCTCGGCGGGGCGGTCGCGCTGGTGGTGGCCGATCTCGCGGCCCGTACCGTCGCCGCCCCGCAGGATGTGCCCGTCGGGGTGCTCACCGCGCTCATCGGCGGACCGCTGTTCCTCTGGCTGATGCGCCGCCGCTCGGTCGACGGCACGGAAGGAGCCCCCGCGTGA
- a CDS encoding ABC transporter substrate-binding protein, translating to MSMRISGRRTARRRTALAVTAAALLPLALTACGSGGSGGSGSGKDGGKAEARPGFPYTVDNCGVKTTYQAPPKRAVTMNQHVTEIMLELGLEKSLVGTAYLDDKVLPRYQKAYDAIPVVAKEYPSKEKLLAANPDFVYGGYASAFEAKDGRTRDELKKSGIDTRLNLEYCTEKRTTLDDVYREIDEVGRTFGVADRAQKWIADSRASVAKTAAELKKTQTAPVPVFVYDSGDKTAFTVGGKGIGNELISRAGGRNVFADIPKSFGDATWEQVVARKPEVIVIYDYGATSLEQKKRKLLADPALKDVPAIRNKRFAVLPLSDAVLGVRAPDAIAKLAPQIAR from the coding sequence ATGTCCATGCGCATATCCGGACGCCGTACCGCACGCCGTCGTACCGCCCTCGCGGTCACGGCCGCCGCCCTGCTCCCGCTCGCCCTCACCGCCTGCGGCTCCGGCGGCTCCGGCGGTTCGGGCTCCGGCAAGGACGGCGGGAAGGCCGAGGCCCGGCCCGGCTTCCCGTACACCGTCGACAACTGCGGAGTGAAGACCACCTACCAGGCGCCCCCGAAGCGGGCCGTCACCATGAACCAGCACGTCACCGAGATCATGCTGGAACTGGGCCTGGAGAAGTCCCTGGTCGGGACCGCCTACCTCGACGACAAGGTGCTCCCGCGCTACCAGAAGGCCTATGACGCGATCCCGGTCGTCGCCAAGGAGTACCCCTCCAAGGAGAAGCTCCTCGCCGCGAACCCCGACTTCGTCTACGGCGGCTACGCCAGCGCCTTCGAGGCCAAGGACGGCCGCACCCGCGACGAGCTGAAGAAGTCGGGCATCGACACCCGGCTCAACCTGGAGTACTGCACCGAGAAGCGGACCACCCTCGACGACGTGTACCGCGAGATCGACGAGGTCGGCCGTACCTTCGGCGTCGCAGACCGGGCGCAGAAGTGGATCGCGGACTCGCGGGCGTCCGTCGCGAAGACCGCGGCCGAGCTGAAGAAGACGCAGACCGCGCCGGTCCCCGTCTTCGTCTACGACAGCGGCGACAAGACCGCGTTCACCGTCGGCGGCAAGGGCATCGGCAACGAGCTGATCAGCCGCGCGGGCGGCCGGAACGTCTTCGCCGACATCCCCAAGAGCTTCGGTGACGCGACCTGGGAGCAGGTCGTGGCCCGTAAGCCCGAGGTGATCGTGATCTACGACTACGGGGCGACGAGCCTGGAGCAGAAGAAGCGGAAGCTGCTTGCGGACCCGGCGCTGAAGGACGTACCGGCGATCCGGAACAAGAGGTTCGCCGTCCTCCCGCTCTCGGACGCGGTCCTCGGTGTCCGCGCGCCCGACGCGATCGCCAAGCTGGCCCCGCAGATCGCCCGATGA
- a CDS encoding Mov34/MPN/PAD-1 family protein — MLTLTQDLYDRIVAHARADHPDEACGMVAGPEGSGRPERFIPMLNAARSPTFYEFDSGDLLKLYRELDANGEEPVIVYHSHTATEAYPSRTDITYANEPGAHYVLVSTADTDEAGPFQFRSFRIVEGEVTEEEVRVVQAY; from the coding sequence ATGCTGACCCTCACCCAGGATCTGTACGACCGGATCGTCGCGCACGCCCGAGCCGACCACCCCGACGAGGCGTGCGGCATGGTCGCGGGCCCCGAGGGCAGCGGTCGGCCGGAACGTTTCATCCCCATGCTGAACGCGGCCCGTTCGCCCACGTTCTACGAATTCGACTCCGGCGATCTGCTCAAGCTCTACCGCGAACTCGACGCCAACGGCGAGGAGCCGGTGATCGTCTACCACTCGCACACCGCGACCGAGGCATACCCGTCGCGTACCGACATCACCTACGCCAACGAGCCCGGCGCGCACTACGTCCTGGTCTCCACCGCCGACACCGACGAAGCGGGCCCCTTCCAGTTCCGCTCGTTCCGGATCGTCGAAGGAGAGGTCACCGAGGAGGAAGTCCGGGTCGTCCAGGCATACTGA